A portion of the Punica granatum isolate Tunisia-2019 chromosome 7, ASM765513v2, whole genome shotgun sequence genome contains these proteins:
- the LOC116214034 gene encoding acyl-CoA-binding domain-containing protein 3-like, with product MELVHELFATAVLAVMFSFIVAKLVSVAMAGDAAARPEAESGETAGLDRGFGMEEVKFEDRLSARGFEGESRVELVEEAVEEVHRVEAELVASRDAEVEETPTVSGEIEVDRHEVLEKSPVAVEPVEEPLEEEKSGQCCVEEVRQRDDEPFERNSVESAPDQASVAESEEVPEFKSETEEAEDEMTKRDGDGEDDDWEGIERTELEKDFAVAANFAGAGETNYFLESVGSDVMMQLYGLHKVATEGPCHEPQPMALKVSARAKWNAWQRLGNMSPDAAMEKYITLLSENVPGWKEEKCADSNKPDAASPCRDLSTFGNEHLKLGDESNPMANNALDVAESMDNNSENKAKE from the exons ATGGAGCTGGTCCACGAGCTGTTCGCGACGGCGGTTCTCGCCGTCATGTTCTCCTTCATAGTCGCAAAGCTCGTGTCGGTGGCGATGGCCGGTGACGCTGCTGCCCGCCCGGAGGCTGAATCAGGGGAGACAGCAGGGCTCGATCGTGGCTTTGGCATGGAGGAAGTTAAATTCGAGGACAGGTTGAGCGCCCGGGGCTTCGAAGGCGAGAGCAGGGTCGAGCTTGTGGAGGAAGCCGTGGAGGAGGTTCACCGGGTCGAGGCTGAGCTGGTTGCTTCTCGGGATGCGGAAGTTGAAGAGACGCCGACGGTGAGCGGAGAAATTGAAGTCGATCGTCACGAAGTGCTGGAGAAGTCTCCGGTGGCGGTTGAGCCGGTTGAGGAGCCGCTGGAGGAGGAGAAATCTGGTCAATGCTGCGTTGAAGAAGTCCGGCAACGGGATGATGAACCGTTTGAACGTAACAGCGTGGAATCGGCGCCTGATCAGGCTAGCGTCGCGGAATCGGAGGAGGTGCCGGAATTCAAGTCCGAGACTGAGGAGGCTGAGGACGAGATGACTAAAAGAGACGGTGATGGTGAGGATGATGATTGGGAGGGAATCGAGAGGACCGAGCTGGAGAAGGATTTCGCTGTGGCGGCGAACTTTGCCGGCGCTGGAGAAACCAACTACTTCTTGGAGAGTGTGGGCAGCGATGTGATGATGCAGCTGTACGGACTCCACAAGGTTGCTACTGAAGGGCCTTGCCATGAGCCGCAGCCTATGGCTCTCAAGGTCTCCGCTCGGGCTAAGTG GAATGCTTGGCAAAGGCTTGGAAACATGAGTCCAGATGCAGCGATGGAGAAATACATCACCCTTCTTTCAGAAAATGTTCCTGGTTGGAAAGAGGAAAAATGTGCT GATTCAAATAAACCCGATGCTGCAAGCCCTTGTCGGGATTTGAGCACATTTGGCAATGAGCACCTCAAGTTAGGAGATGAAAG TAACCCTATGGCAAATAACGCTCTTGATGTAGCTGAGAGTATGGATAATAACTCAGAGAACAAG GCCAAAGAGTAA